One part of the Oceanispirochaeta sp. M1 genome encodes these proteins:
- a CDS encoding carbohydrate ABC transporter permease, with protein sequence MVVGSSKQKWWDIIFIIPGLFLFISFIIIPLLQSVHQSFFSWNGIAISKMKFVGIKNYQLIFSDPNLWHSLVNVLWFMAGGFIVLMPISFLLAMIINKKYRLKKIFKTTYFMPVVLPLTAVGLMWVYLLFPDIGLVPIIMKWFHLPEINFLGDPDWAIISVVLVNEWTFAGLNMLIFSAGIVAIPGELFESAKIDGASEWHQTRYITLPMMKEYFKIFSILCITGCIKHFNLVFIMTGGGPNRASEMPATMLYNEAFVYRNFGVGNAIGVFLLVAGVFLSFTTNKLFSRGDD encoded by the coding sequence ATGGTAGTAGGAAGCAGCAAACAAAAATGGTGGGATATCATCTTCATCATTCCTGGTCTTTTTCTGTTTATTTCATTTATAATAATCCCACTTCTTCAATCAGTTCATCAGTCCTTCTTTTCCTGGAATGGTATTGCTATCAGCAAAATGAAATTTGTTGGAATCAAGAATTACCAGTTGATTTTTTCAGATCCGAACCTATGGCACTCCTTAGTAAATGTTCTCTGGTTTATGGCTGGTGGTTTTATCGTTTTAATGCCCATATCTTTTCTATTGGCAATGATTATCAATAAGAAATATAGATTGAAAAAGATTTTCAAAACAACCTATTTTATGCCGGTTGTTCTACCCCTGACGGCCGTCGGACTCATGTGGGTCTATCTGTTGTTTCCTGATATCGGTCTGGTCCCAATAATCATGAAATGGTTTCATCTCCCTGAAATTAATTTTCTGGGAGACCCGGATTGGGCAATCATCTCCGTTGTACTGGTAAATGAATGGACTTTTGCGGGGCTGAATATGCTTATATTTTCTGCCGGAATTGTAGCAATTCCAGGGGAACTATTTGAATCTGCAAAAATTGATGGGGCAAGTGAATGGCATCAAACCAGGTACATAACTCTTCCTATGATGAAAGAGTATTTCAAAATCTTCTCAATTCTGTGTATTACAGGATGTATTAAACATTTTAATCTCGTTTTTATTATGACTGGAGGAGGTCCGAACCGGGCTTCTGAAATGCCTGCTACCATGCTGTATAACGAGGCATTCGTATATAGGAATTTTGGAGTAGGCAACGCAATTGGTGTATTTCTCCTGGTCGCCGGAGTTTTTTTAAGTTTCACTACTAATAAATTGTTTTCAAGAGGTGATGACTGA